One Malus sylvestris chromosome 14, drMalSylv7.2, whole genome shotgun sequence DNA segment encodes these proteins:
- the LOC126600441 gene encoding uncharacterized protein LOC126600441, whose product MAAVEEKDDDGSEDGEEQREAIEETTESWLYTDTDYTDFYGDGDDDGDMDEDDMDDDDGYRFDNDLVQFESDTYWIWIDKLDSIIKDDTDVYGDGDGDIDEDDMDDDDGYRCGDDDMEDDGSWFIDKGDDRLGLGWGSGRWEDGCAEEVEMGAEEEVDDGCARRMEDDLEGYDTNVDGDGDDDDDMDDDDGYRCGDDDMEDDESWDIDEGDDEFGDEGDDGFGDSGDDGSGNEGDDGFGDEGDDGSGDDGDDGSCDDKDDESDDDGDDQIDDVADEDGQGDSEDDEVR is encoded by the exons ATGGCAGCGGTCGAAGAGAAGGACGACGACGGCAGTGAAGACGGAGAAGAACAGCGCGAGGCAATCGAAGAAACAACAGAGAGCTGGCTCTACACGGACACC GATTATACAGACTTCTATGGTGACGGTGATGACGATGGCGATATGGACGAGGACGAtatggatgatgatgatggttaTAG ATTCGACAACGATTTGGTTCAATTTGAATCCGATACTTATTGGATATGGATTGACAAGTTAGATTCGATAATCAAG GATGATACAGACGTCTATGGTGACGGTGATGGCGATATAGATGAGGACGATATGGATGACGATGATGGTTATAGGTGTGGAGATGATGACATGGAGGATGACGGGAGTTGGTTTATTGACAAGGGGGATGACAG GTTGGGCTTGGGTTGGGGGAGCGGAAGATGGGAAGATGGGTGCGCAGAGGAGGTGGAGATGGGTGCAGAGGAAGAGGTGGATGATGGGTGTGCACGACGGATGGAAGATGACTTGGAGGGG TATGATACAAACGTCGATGGTGACGGCGATGACgatgatgatatggatgacgaTGATGGTTATAGGTGTGGAGATGATGACATGGAGGATGACGAGAGTTGGGATATTGACGAGGGTGATGACGAGTTTGGTGACGAGGGGGATGACGGGTTTGGTGATAGCGGAGATGACGGATCTGGTAACGAGGGGGATGACGGGTTTGGTGACGAGGGAGATGACGGGTCTGGTGATGATGGGGATGACGGGTCTTGTGACGATAAAGATGACGAGTCTGATGATGACGGAGATGATCAGATTGATGATGTGGCCGATGAGGATGGGCAGGGTGATAGTGAGGACGACGAGGTGAGATAA
- the LOC126600859 gene encoding uncharacterized protein LOC126600859 yields the protein MEGLLIPMPDDNWRKETARVKYRYEESTEHNTHKCSNHLRRSKYPQLPESTKEKTDIYSIRSGSNGTDSKRAENRYLQISFIILVFLYLQHNHQFTETRKGTRSVKYKKVGGETQIYLYSTCGSFDLWHKGKRRRMTTQDVEELVVNLERTMDLTTMENGVKLVGMALVNRNLNRWGVRNILRSAWKELGEVDIKWVKDNMFLINAQDESTTSKILQQVPWAVMKKNFSVKRWPLDLALEEIQMEILPFWVQIRGVPLYLSSKENALRIAKEIGEVVKIEDLSKNRGFLIVKVMVNSHNPLIAGCWLPRGKNEDTWIEFRYERLQDFCYRCGRIGHANTECAFEPTKGGAAGYGEWTRTAPVRDIVTTQNHVAISFGAQRRAGTRRSGLGPGSSHSVQIKEGGNMITNELFSGSSKSAEYGGSKESPKRWHRFANRKLGVPREPTQWIVNVNNPFTTNHGGSLQPQFMEMINKFARNSSVTLEEIPGVARSQHTGSHLVGYREDKNLRHYTEHGDADCSTTKRGAEDGDSEMNQTPLKKCKPTRAVKISRDNSRGGGGWPSTAARTS from the coding sequence ATGGAagggttattaattcctatgcCTGACGACAACTGGAGGAAGGAAACTGCCAGAGTTAAATATAGATATGAAGAATCGACTGAACACAACACGCATAAATGCTCCAACCATCTTAGAAGAAGTAAATATCCTCAACTACCAGAGTCGACCAAGGAAAAGACAGACATTTATTCCATCAGATCTGGAAGTAATGGCACCGATAGCAAAAGGGCAGAGAACAGGTACTTGCAAATCTCATTTATTATTCTGGTCTTTTTGTATCTGCAACACAACCACCAATTCACGGAAACGAGAAAAGGAACTAGATCTGTTAAGTACAAAAAAGTGGGGGGTGAAACTCAGATCTACTTGTATTCTACTTGTGGGAGTTTTGATCTGTGGCATAAAGGCAAGCGAAGACGAATGACGACTCAGGATGTTGAGGAACTGGTAGTTAATTTGGAAAGGACCATGGATTTAACGACCATGGAAAATGGGGTAAAATTAGTGGGTATGGCTTTGGTTAACAGGAATCTCAATAGATGGGGAGTGAGAAACATCCTTAGATCCGCTTGGAAGGAGTTAGGGGAGGTAGATATAAAATGGGTCAAGGATAATATGTTCTTAATCAATGCTCAAGATGAGAGCACAACATCAAAAATCCTCCAGCAAGTTCCATGGGCGGTTATGAAGAAGAATTTCTCTGTCAAAAGATGGCCTCTTGATCTGGCTCTGGAAGAAATTCAAATGGAAATCCTGCCATTTTGGGTGCAGATCAGAGGGGTTCCACTCTACCTTAGTTCAAAGGAGAATGCCTTACGAATAGCCAAGGAGATTGGGGAGGTTGTTAAGATTGAAGACCTGTCAAAGAACAGAGGCTTTCTCATAGTCAAGGTTATGGTGAATAGTCATAACCCCCTCATTGCAGGATGTTGGCTGCCGCGGGGAAAGAACGAGGACACTTGGATTGAATTTCGCTATGAAAGACTTCAAGATTTTTGCTATCGGTGTGGGAGAATAGGTCACGCGAATACGGAATGTGCATTCGAACCTACGAAGGGTGGGGCAGCAGGCTATGGCGAGTGGACAAGAACGGCGCCAGTAAGGGATATAGTGACGACACAAAATCATGTGGCAATTAGTTTTGGAGCTCAGAGAAGGGCGGGTACTAGAAGAAGTGGGTTGGGACCTGGCTCGTCGCACAGTGTGCAAATTAAGGAGGGGGGAAATATGATTACTAATGAACTCTTCAGTGGGTCATCTAAATCGGCGGAATACGGTGGTAGTAAGGAGAGCCCAAAACGCTGGCATAGATTTGCAAATAGGAAGCTGGGGGTGCCAAGAGAGCCGACACAATGgattgtgaatgtgaataatCCATTTACGACTAATCACGGGGGATCACTTCAACCCCAATTCATGGAAATGATTAACAAGTTTGCCAGGAATTCATCTGTAACTCTGGAAGAGATACCTGGGGTGGCACGGTCTCAACATACCGGATCGCATTTGGTGGGATACAGGGAGGATAAAAATCTTCGCCACTATACTGAGCACGGGGATGCCGATTGTAGCACTACGAAGCGGGGAGCGGAGGACGGAGATAGTGAAATGAATCAAACCCCATTGAAAAAATGCAAACCCACTCGTGCAGTGAAGATATCGAGAGATAATTCAAGAGGTGGTGGCGGCTGGCCTTCAACAGCCGCAAGGACATCATGA